TTTATGCAGTGTCTCAGGCACTGCAGGCAGTGATGTGCTGGCGGAAGTGGTGGGCTTTAGCGCCGATAAAGTTCTGCTCTCAGCGCTTGGCAACTTAGAGGGTATTGAAGCTGGGGCGCCTATTGTTCCGCACTATGTACAACATCAAATTGTGTGTAACGATGCCCTATTGGGGTCGGTGCTGGATGGTTTTGGACGCTTGCTACAAGGCCAACAAGCCGCCTTTTCTCTTAAACCATCAAGCACCACAACGCCTGTCATTCAAGATGCATTAGCGCCAACTAAGAAACCTCGTATTAGCGTGCCCATTCCCACTGGCTTGCGCGCTATCGATGGTTTAATGACCTTGGGCGAAGGACAGCGCGTTGGCGTATTTGCGGGTGCGGGCTGTGGTAAAACCACCTTGCTTGCTGAACTTGCCCGCAATATGCCCTGTGATGTCATCGTTTTTGGTTTGATCGGTGAACGTGGTCGAGAGCTACGCGAATTTCTCGATCACGAACTGGACGAACAACTGCGCCAACGCTGCATTCTCGTCTGCAGCACCTCAGATAAAACCAGTATGGAGCGCGCCCGCGCGGCCTCAACCGCAACAGCCATTGCAGAAGGATTTCGCGCTCAAGGGAAACGAGTATTGCTGCTGATTGATTCACTAACCCGCTTCGCTCGAGCGCAACGTGAAATAGGTTTGGCCGCCGGCGAGCCTCCCGGTCGTGGTGGCTTTCCTCCGTCGGTTTACACCATGTTACCAAGACTGGTTGAACGAGCGGGAAACATGGAAGGTGCGGGCTCCATCACGGCTTTGTATACCGTGCTCATTGAAGGCGATGTCATTGCCGGTGACCCGGTCGCCGATGAAGTCCGATCCTTACTTGATGGACACATTGTTCTCTCACGCAAGCTGGCCGAAAAAAACCACTACCCTGCGATCGATGTCTTGGGCAGTTTAAGTCGCATCATGACCAACGTGACCGAATACGACCATCGCGTCAAGGCTGGGGTACTGCGTAACCTACTGGCATCCTACAAAGAGGTGGCCATGTTGCTGCAGTTAGGCGAATACGAAACGGGGTTAAATCCGTTCACCGATTACGCCATCGAAGTCTATCCAGAGATCCTCGCGTTTTTACAGCAAGGCATGAGCGATCCCATGGAATACGACACCATTATCGACGCACTAGCTGAGTTGATTGACGATGCGCCGCCACTTCATTCCTGAGCCTGAAGTACCTCGCGATGAGGACGAACTTGCCCTAGAGCAGACCCTCAATTGCTTAGGGCCGATACGAGATCATCGTTTAAGGAAAAGCCAACGAACGTTGCGTAAAGAACAACAAAAACAACGTGAACTTGAACGACGTCACCAAGAGCAAGTTTGTCACCTTGAAACCCGTCAACTTGAGCAAATTGCACAGAAAAAAGCCCTAAGCGATCACCATCAGGGCCGACCTATCGACCAATCCACCTTGCACTGTTGGATAGGTCAAGAACGGGAGTTGCTCGCGCAAATTGAGCAAATAAAACAAACCATCAATCAACTAAAAAATGCCCTTGAACAACAAGCAGAGCGGGTCGAACAAGCCAAGCATCTTATGATTCAAGAGCAGCAACGCCATGAAAAATGGCAACAAATGCAGCAATGGGTAAAGGAGTCACAATGAGTACACTCGCGCCAATTAAAGAATCATTACCACCACCTAAAGGCCAAGAGGAAGACACCTCAACGTGGCACTCATCCCTTGGTACGAATCCAAACTCTTCACCTTTGCCCCAATTACAAGATATCGGGCTGTTTACCTCCTTAATCACGAATCAGTCTCAAGAAACAGCAACCACAGATCT
This genomic window from Vibrio tritonius contains:
- a CDS encoding FliI/YscN family ATPase; translated protein: MNSSQQQASPHQRLQQWQQQVSHDWQQASCVTIQGKVSDINGILLEGSLPFARIGDLCSVSGTAGSDVLAEVVGFSADKVLLSALGNLEGIEAGAPIVPHYVQHQIVCNDALLGSVLDGFGRLLQGQQAAFSLKPSSTTTPVIQDALAPTKKPRISVPIPTGLRAIDGLMTLGEGQRVGVFAGAGCGKTTLLAELARNMPCDVIVFGLIGERGRELREFLDHELDEQLRQRCILVCSTSDKTSMERARAASTATAIAEGFRAQGKRVLLLIDSLTRFARAQREIGLAAGEPPGRGGFPPSVYTMLPRLVERAGNMEGAGSITALYTVLIEGDVIAGDPVADEVRSLLDGHIVLSRKLAEKNHYPAIDVLGSLSRIMTNVTEYDHRVKAGVLRNLLASYKEVAMLLQLGEYETGLNPFTDYAIEVYPEILAFLQQGMSDPMEYDTIIDALAELIDDAPPLHS